In Streptomyces sp. TLI_146, the genomic stretch CGCGGTACAGGTGCCCGCGCCGGTGGAGGTTCTCGGGCTGAGGCTGCAGTCACCCGTCGTCGTGGGATCCGGTCTCCTCACCGACCAGGAACGCAACATCCGCCGGCTGATCGAGGGCGGGGCGGGGGCAGTGGTCACCAAGACCATCCACCCCGACCCCGGCCCCTCGGGCAACGAACGCCTGCTCCGCCTGCCCACGGGCATGCTCAACAACACCACGTACTCCCGTCGCTCCGTGGACGACTGGTGCGCGATGCTGCGCCGGTTCGCCGACGACGGCCTGCCGGTGATCACCTCCGTGCACGCGGACTCACCGGCCGCACTCGCCGATCTGGCGGAGCGCGTGACCGGCGCGGGCAGCGTCGCCCTGGAGCTCGGCATCTCGTGCCTGAACGAGGAGGGCGGCGGCCTGGAGGACACTCCCGAGCGTGTCGCCGCGTACACCGAGGCGGTGCGGCGCCGCACCCCGGTGCCGTTCAGCGTCAAGCTGGCGATCGGGGAGCGGGTGCGCGAGCGCATCGACGCCGCCACGGCCTCGGGCGCGGACGCGATCACCCTGAGCGACACCATCGCCGGGCTCGCCGTCGACGCCGACACCGGTGAGGTGCGCCTGGGAGGAGCGTTCGGCTACTCGGGGCCCGGCATCAAACCGCTCGTGCTCGCCGAGATCTTCGGCCTGCGCCGCGACGGGCTGACCGTGCCGGTCATGGCGAGCGGCGGAGTCAAGGACGCCGTGGACGTGGCGGAGTACCTGAGCGTGGGCGCCGACGCCGTACAGGTCTACACGGCGTTGCACCGCAACATGCACGCCACGCTCCGCGGCATCCGCCAGGGCTTCGACGACTGGCTGGCCTCGCGCGGCGGCACGGTCGCGGACCTTGTGGGACAGAGCGTGAAGAGGTCATGAGGTGAAGGCGATGCGGCAACGCACCACGAACGTACCCCGCTACCAGGACCTGACCAGTCCGCAGGTGCCTCGCACCGTGGGCGGTGCCACCTTGGTGTGGCCGGTGGGAGGACTGGAGCAGCACGGCCCCCACCTCCCGCTCTCGGTCGACATGGACATCCCGGAAGCCCTGGCGCGGCAGGTGGTCGCGGAGAGCGGCGGTCTGCTGCTGCCCGGCCAGCCGCTCTCGGCCAGGTCGCTGCCGCAGAGCGGGGGCGGACTGCGTTTCCCGGGCACCGTGCACATCGGCGGCGCCACGTTCATCGACTACCTCACGGACTGTCTGAGGTCCCTCTCCCGCCTCGGCCTCGGTCGGCTCGTCGTGATCAACGGGCACTACGAGAACGAGGGCCTGCTCTTCGAGGCGATCGACGGCTGCGCCCAGGACACCCTGTTCGCGGACACCGAGGTGGTCGCGTTCAGCTGGTGGAGTCTGGTCACCGACGGCTGGCTCGGCGAGCACATCCCGCACTTCCCGGGATGGCACGCCGAGCACGCGGGCCTGACCGAGACCAGCCTGATGATGTATCTGCGCCCCGATGCCGTCCGCGCGGAGCGCCCCAGCCACTCCTCGCCACCGCCCGCGGGGGTGTACCGGCACCCCGTCGACGTGGACGAGATCTCCAACCAGGGTGTGCTGTCCTCGGCCGTCGGCGCCTCCGCCGAACTGGGGGAGCGCCTGTTCTGGCACCTCGTCGACGGCGTCGTCGAACTCCTCGGCAAACCGTCCCGGGTCCCGTGAACACGACGGGTTCCAGCAGCCGAGGACGGGCCGCCCGCGATACGTACCGGTGACTCCACCTTCCCACGCCACTCCCAGGGGGCTATGCCAATGCCATCGACCAGGCCGTACGAGGACTACGACGTGTGTGTCGTCGGGCTGGGCTATGTCGGCGTCACACTCACCGCCGCGCTGCTCACCACGGGCAGAAGCGTGCTCGGCTACGAGACCAACCCCAAGGCGGCCGACGAACTCGCCCGGGGCGTACTGGAGTTGGCCGAGCCGGGCGTCGAAGAGGAGATCAAGGGCGGGGCCGCGAGCGGTGCCTTCGCCGTCACCACCGACCTCGGCGGGCGGAAGCTGCCGCCCGTCGTCATCATCTGCGTCGGCACGCCGATCGAGGCCGGCGGGACCACACCCGATCTGAGCCATCTGCGGGCCGCCACCGAGGCGATCGCGGCGGGCATCGACGAGACCACCGTGGTCATCGTGCGCAGCACGGTGCCGGTGGGCACCTCGCGGAGTTTGGTGCTGCCCCTCCTGCGCGACAGGATCCCCGAACCGCTGCTCGCCTACTGCCCCGAGCGCACCATCCAGGGCCAGGCGCTGGCGGAACTGCTGTCCCTGCCGCAGATCGTCGGTGGCCTCTCCGACGAGGCGGCCAAGCGGGCCGCGGAGTTCTTCGCCACCCTCTCCGACCAGGTGGTGCCCGTGTCCTCGCTGGAGAGCGCCGAACTGGTCAAGCTGGTGTGCAACTGCCACACCGACCTGATCTACGGCTTCGGCAACGAGATCGCGCTCATCACCGAGACGCTCGGCCTGGACGCGCGGGAGGTCATCGACTCCGCCAACCTCGGCTATCCCCGGCCCACTTTGCACAAGCCGGGCTTCGTCGGCGGCAGCTGCCTGACCAAGGACCCGTACCTGCTCGCGCACTCGGTCGCCGCGTACGACCACACACCCCAGATGATCACCGCGGCGCGCACGCTCAACGAGTCCATGCCGCGCAGGGTCGGCGAACGCGTCCTGGCCGCGCTATGGGAGCAGGGCAGGGACCCGGCCGACGCCAGGATCCTGATCTCGGGCTTCGCGTACAAGGGCCGTCCCGAGACCGACGATCTGCGCGGCGCCCCCTACGAGCGGCTGCTGCCGTTCCTCAGGGGGCGCGTGAAGGAGATCGTCGGCCACGACTTCGTGGTGCCGTCGGCCCGGATCGAGTCGCTGGGCGTCCGGGCGGTCGGTCTGACCGAGGGCTTCACCGGCGCGCACGCGGCCATCCTCCTCAACGACCACCAGCGCTACGGCGACGTCGACGCCGCCGGCCTGGTGGCGCGCATGGCGGATCCGGCACTGGTCTATGACACCTGGCGGGTCCTGCCGCCCTCGACGAAGGCGATGAGGCTCGGCCGTGCGTAAGAAGATCCTGATCACCGGAGGAGCGGGCTTCATCGGCCTGCATCTGGCCCGCCGTCTGGCAGCCACCTGCGAGGTCACCCTGCTCGACGACTTCAGCAGGGGCCGGTACGACGCGGAGCTGTCCGCGCTGCCCGGCCCGGTCGAGGTCGTCGAGCACGACCTGACCACGCCCGTGCCCGACGGACTGCTCCCGGACGACTTCGCCGAGGTCTACCACCTGGCCGCCGTCGTCGGTGTCGCCCACTCCAACGACAACCCCCGGCGGGTGCTGCGCACCAACCTGCTCACCACCGTCCACCTCCTCGACTGGTTCTCCGGCCTGACCGGAGCCACCCTCTGCTTCGCCTCCTCCAGCGAGGCGTACGCGGGCAGCGTCGAGGCCGGCATCGCGTCCGTCCCCACCGCCGAGGACGTGCCGCTGATGCTTCCCGATCCCACGGTGCCCCGCTCCTCGTACGGCTTCAGCAAGATCGCCGGAGAGCTGCTGTGCCGCACCTACGCGCGCACCCACGGCTTCGCCCTGCGCATGGTGCGCTTCCACAACGTCTACGGACCCCGGATGGGATACGAGCATGTGATCCCGCAGTTCATCGAGCGGCTGCTCGGCGGCGCGGACCCCTTCGAGATCCACGGAGCCGACCAGACGCGCGCGTTCTGCTACGTCGACGACGCCGTCGACGCCATCACCGCGCTGACCGCCCTGCCCACCAAGGAGCCGCTGCTGGTCAACGTCGGCAACGACCAGGAGGAGATCCTCATCAGGGACCTGGCCCGGAGCGTCTTCGACGCCCTGGGCCGGCACCCGGCCGTCGACGCCCATCCCGCGCCCCCGCTGTCGCCTGCCCGGCGCCTGCCCGACATCTCCCGGCTGCGCGAACTGACCGGGCACCGCCCCTCGGTGGCACTGGGCGAGGGGCTGCGCCGTACCTGCGAGTGGTACGCCCGGGACATCGCGGCCCGCGGAAGCGGAGCGTGAGCGGTATGCGCGTACGGTACGTCCACCGCGGCTACTTCCCGGCGCGGGCCGGAGCCGAACTGATGACGCAGTACCTCGCCGCGTCGATGAGCCGGCTCGGCTGGGACGCCGGCGTGTACACCCACCAGGTCGACGAGGACACCGCGACGTTCATGCGGGGCGCGGGCGTGAGCATCCAGCCGCTTCCGGCCACGCCCGACGAGACCGAACGGGCGGACGTGGTCCACGCCATCGACGCCTTCCACCCGCAGGACATCGCGGCCGGTCTCGACCTCGCCCGGGCCTGGGGCGTGCCGTTCGCGGTCACCCCCGCCTCCGCCCCGGACGTGTGGCCGGACCGCGAGACCGTACTCGACGGCTGCCGGCGCGCGGACGCGGTCTTCGCCCTGTCCGTGGCGGAACGCGACATGCTCCGCGACGCCGGCGTCCCCGCGTCCAGGCTGCACATCATCGGCCAGGGACCGCACCTGCCCGGGACCCCCGACCCCGACCGGTTCCGCCGCGACCACGGCATCGAAGGCCCCGTCGTGCTCTTCCTGGGGCGCAAGACACGCTCCAAGGGCTACGTCACCCTCCTGGAGGCGACCGAGCACGTCTGGGAGCAACACCCCGACACCACCTTCGTGTTCCTGGGACCTCGCTGGGACGAGGACTGCGCGGAGCGGTTCGCCGAGCACACCGACCCCCGTGTCATCGAGCTCGGCATGGTCGACGAGGACGCCAAGCACAGCGCCCTCGCCGCCTGCGAGCTGCTGTGCGTACCCTCCACCGTCGATCTGTTCCCGCTCGTCTACGTGGAGGCCTGGGCTTGTCGCAGACCGGTCGTCGCGTCCACCTTCCTCGGCAGCACCGAGGTCGTCGCCCACGGACGGGACGGCCTGCTCGTCCGCCCCACCGCCCGGACCGTCGCCGAGGCGGTCAACCGGCTCCTCGGCAACCCGTCCGAACGCCGCGCCATGGGAGAGCACGGCCACGACAAGGTGCGCCGTGAACTCGGCTGGGACGCGGTCGCCGACCGGGTCCACACCGTATACCGCACGCTGATCGCCGCCCGGAAGCAAACGGAGAAGGCCCGATGAAAGCAGTGGTCCTGGCCGGAGGTGAGGGCCGGCGGTTACGGCCCGCCACCCTGACCCTCCCCAAACCCCTCATACCCATCGACGGCATACCGATCCTGCACATCATCCTGACGCAGCTGGAGCGCGCGGGCTTCACCCATGTGTCGCTCTCCCTCGGCTACCGGGCCCATATGATCAAGGCGAGCTTCGGCGGAAGTTGGTCGCCCGACCTGGAGCTGGACTTCTTCCAGGAGGAGGAGCCGCTGGGCACCGCGGGCCCGCTCGCACTGCTGCCGCCCTTCGAGGACTCCACCCTCGTAATGAACGCGGACCTGCTCACCGACATCGACTTCGCCGACCTGGTCAGGTGCCACAAGAAGTCCCAGGCCGCCGCCACGGTCGCGCTCAGCCGCCAGGACATCGACATCGCGCACGGGGTGGTGGAACTCGACGAGGAGCGGCGCGTGACCGACTTCCGCGAGAAGCCCCGGTTGAGTTTCCTGGTCAGTGGCGGCATCTACGTACTGGAGCCGTCCCTGCTGCGGTTGCTGCCGCCGCGCGGCCGGCACGACATGCCCGCCCTGCTCGACCGTGCCCGAGCCGAGGGCGAGCGCATCGAGGGCCATGTCATCGAGGGGGACTGGCACGACATCGGCACGCCCGAGCAACTGGACCTGGCCGCCGCGGCGTTCCGCGCCGACCGGGCCCGCTACCTGGGCCGCGGGGCCGAGGCCGCGCTGTGCGCGGGGACCGGGGCCCCGCAGGAGGTGGTGGGCGGATGACGGCCTTCGACATCGCGCTGTACCAGCCGCGGATCGGGCCGGCCGAGATCGAGGCGGTCACCGCCGTCCTGCGGTCCGGATGGCTGTCGGCCGGGCCCGTCACCGAGGAGTTCGAGGGCAAGTACGCGGCCGCGCTGGGTGTCGGGTCGGCGGTCGCCGTCAGCAGCGGCACCGCCGCCCTGCACCTGGCCGTCCTGGCGCTGGGCCTGGGCCCGGGCGACGAGGTCGTGCTGCCCTCGCTGAACTTCGTCTCGGCCGCCGCGACCGTCGCGCTGTGCGGCGCCACCCCGGTGTTCGCCGACGTCAAGGGCCCGCACGACCTGTGCCTCGACCCCGAGGACGCCGCCCGCCGCGTCACCTCGCGCACCCGGGCGATCGTCGCCATGCACTACGGCGGCCACCCCGCCGACCTGACGGCCCTCGCGCGGCTGGCCCGTGCGCACGGTCTCGCCCTGATCGAGGACTGCGCCCACGCGCCCGTCACCGACTCGGTCCACGGCATGCTCGGCACGGTCGGCGACATCGGCTGCTACAGCTTCTTCGCCACCAAGAACCTGGCCATGGGCGAGGGCGGCATGGTGGTCGCCCGCGACCCCGCCGTGGGTGAGCGCATCCGGCGGCTGCGCTCGCACGCCCTGACCGTCAGCGCCCAGCAGCGCCACCGCGGGGGATCCTCCCTGTACGACGTCGACACCCTGGGCCTCAACTACCGGCCCACGGAGATCGGCTGTGCCCTCGGGTGCGTCCAGCTCGACGCCCTGCCCGCCGCGCAGGCCCGCCGACGGGACGCGGTGCGGATGTACCGCGAGCAACTGGCCGTACTACCGGGGCTGACCGTGCCGTTCGCCGACCGGCCTGTGGAGGAGAGCGCCCACCACCTGTTCGCCGTGGTGCTGCCCGAGGGCGCCGACCGCGAGACGCTGCAGGACCGGCTGCGCGTGGCGCGGATCCAGAGCGGTGTGCACTACCCGCCCACCCATCTGTTCACCGCCTACCGGGAGCGGCAGGGGAGCGGGCCGTGCCGATTGCCGGTCACCGAGGACGTGATGGCACGTCAGCTCTCGCTGCCGCTGCACCCGGGCATCGGCGCGGCCGAGGTCCACCGGGTCGTCGAGGCGGTGAGCGCCGCATGGCAGGAGACACCGTGAAGGGCGACCGCGTCACGTTCGCCGACGGCGCCCTGCACCTAGAGGGGCGTCCCTTCGTCAGCGTCGGGGTCAACTACCACCCCTCGTCCACCGGATGCGACTACTGGCGGGAGTGGGACGGTGCCCGGATCGACGACGACTTCCGCCGGATGGCCGCCGCGGGGCTGAACACCGTACGTTTCTTCGTCTTCTGGGCCGACTTCGAACCCAAGGAAGGTGTCTACGACCCCGAGATGACCGGACGGCTGCGGGAGCTGGCCCGCACCGCCCACCGACACGGTCTGGCCTGCCTGCCCTCGCTGCTGACGATCTGGATGAACGGCCAGCGGTTCGACCCGCCGTGGCGCGAGGGCCGGGACCTGTGGCGGGACGCGGACCTGCGCGAGCGGCAGCGGGCCTTCGTCCACCACATCGCCACCGAGCTGCGGGACGCGCCGAACATCCTCGCCTACGACCTGGGAGACGAGGTGATCCACGTCGACTCCACGTCGTCCGCCTCCCTCGGCGCCGAAGAGGTCCGGGAGTGGTGGGGGATGCTCGCGGGAGCGATCCGCGCCGCCGACCCGGACGCTCTGGTCCTCCAGGCCAACGAGGCCTCGGCGGTGCTCGGCGGCCATGCCTTCCGCCCGGAGCACGCCGAGCGCCTGGACCTGGTGGGACTGCACGGATTCCCGGTGTGGACGCCGTTCCACATCGAGTCCGTCGCCGCCCGCAAGGCCACCGCTTTCCTGCCCTACCTCGTGCGGCGCGGCAGCGCCCACCGGCCCGTGTACGTCGACGAGATGGGCAGCTACGGCTGCGACGAGAGCACGGCCGCGCGGTATCTGCGGGCGGCGTCCCACTCCGCCTTCGCGGCCGGCGCGGTCGGCACCGCCGTCTGGTGCTGGCAGGACTTCACCACCGAGCGCAAACCCTACGCGCTGCGGCCCAACGAGCGGCGCGTCGGCCTGCTGGACGCGGACGGCCGCGAGAAGCCCGCCCTGGCCGAGTACCGGACGTTCGCCCGACGTGTGACCGGCGAGCTGGCCGGGTTCAGACCGCTGCCCGCCCCGGTGGGTGTCTTCGTCCCCGAGCCGGAGCCGCAGGACGAGGCGGGCTATCTGACGCCTTCGGGCAGCGACGCGCCCGCCCCCTTCTACGCCCATCTGCTCCTCCAACAGGCGCACCTGCCCTACGAGTTCACCGGCCGGGACGCGGATCTGGAGCGTCACGCGCTGCTGATCTGCCCCTCGGCGCGGCAGCTGTCGCTGCCCGACCGCCGCCGCCTGGCGCGGTACGTCACCTCCGGTGGAGTCCTGCTGTACTCCACCGGCAGCCTGCTGGACGCCGCCGGCGACGAGGAGCTGTTCGGCGTCCGTATACGGGACTTCACCCGCGCCGAAGACACCCACGCCGACTTCACCTGGGCGGGCGTGCGCTTCCCGCTGCGCTGGGACCCCGGTCCGATCCCGGTGATCGACGCGGTGGGTGCCGAGACCCTGGCCGCGTTCGCCGACGGCTCGCCCGCCCTGACCCGCCACCGGCTGGGCGAGGGGAGTGCCTACTACCTCAACGCCCCCCTGGAGGCACAGCTCAACGCCCCCTACCGCCTTGAGGAGGCCGCCTGGCACCGGCTGTACGAGGTGGTCGCGGAGGAGGCCGGGGTGCGCGTGCCGCTGACCGTGGACGACCCGTCGGTGGAGGTCAGCGTGCTCGGGCGCGGCGACGAGCGCTGCGGTGTGGTCATCAACCACGCCCCCGAACCGGTGGACACGGCCCTGCGGCGCCGACCGGTGGACGGCGCCCCGGAGACCACGGAGCGCCTGCGCCTGGAAGCCAAGGGGGTGCGCCTGCTGTTCTGGCACGCCGATGCCCCGGCATGGCACGCCGACTCCACGGGGCGGCACGCCGACTCCACGGCATGGCACGCC encodes the following:
- a CDS encoding dihydroorotate dehydrogenase translates to MTATKDARSTPEDADAVQVPAPVEVLGLRLQSPVVVGSGLLTDQERNIRRLIEGGAGAVVTKTIHPDPGPSGNERLLRLPTGMLNNTTYSRRSVDDWCAMLRRFADDGLPVITSVHADSPAALADLAERVTGAGSVALELGISCLNEEGGGLEDTPERVAAYTEAVRRRTPVPFSVKLAIGERVRERIDAATASGADAITLSDTIAGLAVDADTGEVRLGGAFGYSGPGIKPLVLAEIFGLRRDGLTVPVMASGGVKDAVDVAEYLSVGADAVQVYTALHRNMHATLRGIRQGFDDWLASRGGTVADLVGQSVKRS
- a CDS encoding creatininase family protein translates to MRQRTTNVPRYQDLTSPQVPRTVGGATLVWPVGGLEQHGPHLPLSVDMDIPEALARQVVAESGGLLLPGQPLSARSLPQSGGGLRFPGTVHIGGATFIDYLTDCLRSLSRLGLGRLVVINGHYENEGLLFEAIDGCAQDTLFADTEVVAFSWWSLVTDGWLGEHIPHFPGWHAEHAGLTETSLMMYLRPDAVRAERPSHSSPPPAGVYRHPVDVDEISNQGVLSSAVGASAELGERLFWHLVDGVVELLGKPSRVP
- a CDS encoding nucleotide sugar dehydrogenase — encoded protein: MPSTRPYEDYDVCVVGLGYVGVTLTAALLTTGRSVLGYETNPKAADELARGVLELAEPGVEEEIKGGAASGAFAVTTDLGGRKLPPVVIICVGTPIEAGGTTPDLSHLRAATEAIAAGIDETTVVIVRSTVPVGTSRSLVLPLLRDRIPEPLLAYCPERTIQGQALAELLSLPQIVGGLSDEAAKRAAEFFATLSDQVVPVSSLESAELVKLVCNCHTDLIYGFGNEIALITETLGLDAREVIDSANLGYPRPTLHKPGFVGGSCLTKDPYLLAHSVAAYDHTPQMITAARTLNESMPRRVGERVLAALWEQGRDPADARILISGFAYKGRPETDDLRGAPYERLLPFLRGRVKEIVGHDFVVPSARIESLGVRAVGLTEGFTGAHAAILLNDHQRYGDVDAAGLVARMADPALVYDTWRVLPPSTKAMRLGRA
- a CDS encoding NAD(P)-dependent oxidoreductase; the encoded protein is MRKKILITGGAGFIGLHLARRLAATCEVTLLDDFSRGRYDAELSALPGPVEVVEHDLTTPVPDGLLPDDFAEVYHLAAVVGVAHSNDNPRRVLRTNLLTTVHLLDWFSGLTGATLCFASSSEAYAGSVEAGIASVPTAEDVPLMLPDPTVPRSSYGFSKIAGELLCRTYARTHGFALRMVRFHNVYGPRMGYEHVIPQFIERLLGGADPFEIHGADQTRAFCYVDDAVDAITALTALPTKEPLLVNVGNDQEEILIRDLARSVFDALGRHPAVDAHPAPPLSPARRLPDISRLRELTGHRPSVALGEGLRRTCEWYARDIAARGSGA
- a CDS encoding glycosyltransferase family 4 protein, whose protein sequence is MRVRYVHRGYFPARAGAELMTQYLAASMSRLGWDAGVYTHQVDEDTATFMRGAGVSIQPLPATPDETERADVVHAIDAFHPQDIAAGLDLARAWGVPFAVTPASAPDVWPDRETVLDGCRRADAVFALSVAERDMLRDAGVPASRLHIIGQGPHLPGTPDPDRFRRDHGIEGPVVLFLGRKTRSKGYVTLLEATEHVWEQHPDTTFVFLGPRWDEDCAERFAEHTDPRVIELGMVDEDAKHSALAACELLCVPSTVDLFPLVYVEAWACRRPVVASTFLGSTEVVAHGRDGLLVRPTARTVAEAVNRLLGNPSERRAMGEHGHDKVRRELGWDAVADRVHTVYRTLIAARKQTEKAR
- a CDS encoding sugar phosphate nucleotidyltransferase; its protein translation is MKAVVLAGGEGRRLRPATLTLPKPLIPIDGIPILHIILTQLERAGFTHVSLSLGYRAHMIKASFGGSWSPDLELDFFQEEEPLGTAGPLALLPPFEDSTLVMNADLLTDIDFADLVRCHKKSQAAATVALSRQDIDIAHGVVELDEERRVTDFREKPRLSFLVSGGIYVLEPSLLRLLPPRGRHDMPALLDRARAEGERIEGHVIEGDWHDIGTPEQLDLAAAAFRADRARYLGRGAEAALCAGTGAPQEVVGG
- a CDS encoding DegT/DnrJ/EryC1/StrS aminotransferase family protein, which codes for MTAFDIALYQPRIGPAEIEAVTAVLRSGWLSAGPVTEEFEGKYAAALGVGSAVAVSSGTAALHLAVLALGLGPGDEVVLPSLNFVSAAATVALCGATPVFADVKGPHDLCLDPEDAARRVTSRTRAIVAMHYGGHPADLTALARLARAHGLALIEDCAHAPVTDSVHGMLGTVGDIGCYSFFATKNLAMGEGGMVVARDPAVGERIRRLRSHALTVSAQQRHRGGSSLYDVDTLGLNYRPTEIGCALGCVQLDALPAAQARRRDAVRMYREQLAVLPGLTVPFADRPVEESAHHLFAVVLPEGADRETLQDRLRVARIQSGVHYPPTHLFTAYRERQGSGPCRLPVTEDVMARQLSLPLHPGIGAAEVHRVVEAVSAAWQETP
- a CDS encoding beta-galactosidase trimerization domain-containing protein, giving the protein MAGDTVKGDRVTFADGALHLEGRPFVSVGVNYHPSSTGCDYWREWDGARIDDDFRRMAAAGLNTVRFFVFWADFEPKEGVYDPEMTGRLRELARTAHRHGLACLPSLLTIWMNGQRFDPPWREGRDLWRDADLRERQRAFVHHIATELRDAPNILAYDLGDEVIHVDSTSSASLGAEEVREWWGMLAGAIRAADPDALVLQANEASAVLGGHAFRPEHAERLDLVGLHGFPVWTPFHIESVAARKATAFLPYLVRRGSAHRPVYVDEMGSYGCDESTAARYLRAASHSAFAAGAVGTAVWCWQDFTTERKPYALRPNERRVGLLDADGREKPALAEYRTFARRVTGELAGFRPLPAPVGVFVPEPEPQDEAGYLTPSGSDAPAPFYAHLLLQQAHLPYEFTGRDADLERHALLICPSARQLSLPDRRRLARYVTSGGVLLYSTGSLLDAAGDEELFGVRIRDFTRAEDTHADFTWAGVRFPLRWDPGPIPVIDAVGAETLAAFADGSPALTRHRLGEGSAYYLNAPLEAQLNAPYRLEEAAWHRLYEVVAEEAGVRVPLTVDDPSVEVSVLGRGDERCGVVINHAPEPVDTALRRRPVDGAPETTERLRLEAKGVRLLFWHADAPAWHADSTGRHADSTAWHADTTAPHPGQRKRPEERQP